Proteins encoded in a region of the Sceloporus undulatus isolate JIND9_A2432 ecotype Alabama chromosome 11, SceUnd_v1.1, whole genome shotgun sequence genome:
- the LOC121916963 gene encoding WSC domain-containing protein 1-like yields the protein MQAQEFPLAVIRGPQCHCGFPTIHFPLGNNSDKSLCIVSQNASSVAKISREEDYRLVYQTPVQDTRCTDRRFLPTKSKAFVALSSFPGAGNTWVRHLIEHATGFYTGSYYFDGTLYNKGFKGEKDHWRSRRTICVKTHESGKKEIEMFDSAILLIRNPYKSLVAEFNRKCAGHLGYATDRNWKSKEWPEFVNSYASWWASHVLDWLKYGKHLLVIHYEDLKQALLPKLKEIVAFLNITVTEDRLFCVENNRDGNFKRSGAWQKTFEPFTKEMKELINTYIVTVDKALKERNFIGLPKEYLPR from the exons ATGCAGGCCCAG GAATTCCCTTTGGCAGTTATCAGAGGACCTCAGTGTCACTGTGGCTTCCCTACCATTCATTTCCCATTAGGAAACAACTCAGACAAGTCGCTCTGTATCGTGTCGCAGAATGCCAGCAGCGTGGCCAAAATATCAAGGGAGGAGGACTATCGACTGGTCTATCAGACTCCAGTGCAAG ATACTCGCTGCACTGACCGGAGGTTTCTCCCTACAAAATCCAAAGCATTTGTTGCTCTGTCAAGCTTCCCTGGAGCTGGAAACACATGGGTCCGTCACTTAATAGAACATGCCACAGGATTCTACACAGGGAGCTACTACTTCGATGGAACCCTCTATAATAAAG GTTTCAAAGGCGAAAAAGATCACTGGAGAAGTAGGAGAACTATTTGCGTCAAAACGCATGAAAGTGGcaaaaaggaaattgaaatgTTTGATTCAGCCATCCTATTGATACGGAATCCCTACAAGTCGCTGGTGGCAGAATTCAATCGAAAATGCGCAGGTCACCTTGGATATGCCACAGATCGGAACTGGAAAAGCAAAG AATGGCCAGAGTTTGTGAACAGCTACGCTTCGTGGTGGGCCTCCCATGTGCTGGACTGGCTTAAATATGGCAAACACCTCCTGGTCATCCACTATGAAGATTTAAAACAGGCTCTGCTACCCAAGCTGAAGGAAATAGTTGCATTTCTGAACATCACCGTGACGGAGGACAGGCTGTTCTGCGTTGAAAACAACCGAGACGGGAATTTCAAACGGTCGGGAGCCTGGCAGAAGACATTTGAACCCTTTACAAAGGAAATGAAAGAGTTGATCAATACATATATTGTAACTGTGGACAAAGCCCTGAAAGAGAGAAACTTTATTGGGCTGCCAAAGGAGTATTTGCCTAGATGA